The Populus trichocarpa isolate Nisqually-1 chromosome 2, P.trichocarpa_v4.1, whole genome shotgun sequence genome has a window encoding:
- the LOC7487762 gene encoding uncharacterized protein LOC7487762 isoform X1 yields the protein MSARLLKKFLKEQELQQQQHHVEDEEEEEEEAAESPDSENRPAINPFDLLNDDDVDQLQEDEPEIADEMVVGKDHKQELSVMKSMTGAISTSNQKSKKKKKKKCKAGLTSITNKVEEPLDDTLDALSLDANSSRHKLGPTKTKPETSKLCAGFVKQCAPPALQLDPKCLNPENELRRIFGSKVVKSFEKSNQDSSSRQVRGGRRGAHHTRKTILVSPSEHWPRWDGSLSMEFLETKDGYHHFRYVHSSYYDQAQSAFEAAKAIQDLNGIASILLYQPYHLDSLITMADYFKFVGEHQMSADAIAKSLYALECAWHPTFTPLQANCQLKINHETNKPMFTTLFTHMKNLDRRGCHRSALEVCKLLLSLDLDDPMGAMFCVDYFALRAEVYAWLEWFSEDYKSDNSLWLFPNFSYSLAICRFYLECEEPSKDDDTSATKSSSADLMKQALMLHPSVLKKLVAKVPLKDQAWTNILKHAFFQSEKTGSASLDHLINIYVERSYIIWRLPDLQKLLRNSALQVIETLEHSSSDAKDWACVRKEAFSSENNEYGHLLVSDFSDTVPTLPPENLQNFMVDPRMREAEQNGGQIANPLDGGPAPRDVANRNALAVLFESMLPWVNYGGGGDEGGNEENQVDGHEQGDD from the exons CTAGGTTACTGAAGAAATTCCTGAAAGAACAAGAACTACAGCAGCAACAGCATCATGTggaggatgaagaagaagaagaagaagaagcagctgAATCTCCTGATTCGGAAAATCGCCCTGCAATAAACCCATTTGACCTTCTCAATGATGATGACGTTGATCAG CTGCAGGAGGATGAGCCAGAAATTGCAGATGAAATGGTAGTGGGTAAAGATCACAAACAGGAACTGTCTGTGATGAAAAGCATGACGGGTGCCATTTCAACTTCCAATCagaaatcaaagaagaagaagaaaaagaaatgcaagGCTGGTTTGACTTCAATTACAAATAAAGTTGAAGAACCTTTGGATGATACATTAGATGCTTTATCCTTGGATGCTAATTCTTCAAGACATAAGCTGGGCCCCACCAAAACCAAACCAGAAACATCAAAACTTTGTGCAGGATTTGTTAAACAATGTGCACCTCCCGCCTTGCAACTGGATCCCAAATGTTTGAATCCTGAGAATGAGTTACGGAGAATTTTTGGTTCTAAGGTGGTGAAATCATTTGAGAAAAGTAATCAAGACAGCAGTTCTAGACAGGTTCGTGGCGGCAGACGTGGAGCCCATCATACTAGAAAGACAATTCTAGTCTCTCCATCAGAACATTGGCCTCGTTGGGATGGATCTTTATCCATGGAGTTTTTGGAAACTAAGGACGGATACCATCATTTTAG ATATGTTCACTCTTCTTACTATGATCAAGCACAGAGTGCATTTGAAGCTGCCAAAGCTATTCAAGATCTCAATGGCATAGCAAGCATTCTATTATACCAACCTTATCACCTAGATTCACTTATAACAATGGCAGACTATTTCAAATTTGTGGGTGAGCATCAAATGTCAGCTGATGCTATTGCAAAGAGTTTATATGCCTTGGAATGTGCATGGCACCCCACGTTCACCCCCTTGCAGGCAAATTGCCAGTTGAAGATCAACCATGAAACAAACAAGCCAATGTTTACAACACTTTTCACTCACATGAAAAACTTGGACAGGCGTGGTTGTCATCGTTCTGCCCTTGAGGTTTGCAAACTTTTACTTTCATTGGATTTAGATGATCCAATGGGGGCCATGTTCTGTGTTGATTACTTTGCTTTGAGGGCAGAAGTGTATGCGTGGTTGGAATGGTTTTCTGAAGACTATAAAAGTGATAACTCCTTATGGTTGTTCCCAAACTTCTCATATTCTCTTGCCATTTGTCGGTTTTATCTTGAGTGTGAGGAACCATCAAAAGATGATGATACTAGTGCTACAAAGTCTAGTTCAGCTGATTTGATGAAGCAGGCTTTGATGCTCCACCCGTCAGTCCTTAAGAAGTTAGTAGCCAAGGTACCTTTGAAAGATCAGGCATGGACAAATATACTAAAGCATGCCTTTTTTCAATCAGAGAAAACAGGGTCTGCATCCTTGGATCATctgattaatatatatgtagagAGAAGTTATATCATATGGAGGCTTCCAGACCTGCAAAAATTGCTTCGGAACAGTGCTTTACAAGTGATTGAAACTCTAGAACATAGTAGCAGTGATGCCAAGGATTGGGCTTGTGTGAGAAAAGAGGCCTTTTCATCTGAGAACAATGA GTATGGCCATTTGCTGGTTTCAGACTTCTCTGATACAGTTCCAACACTTCCACCTGAGAACCTGCAAAACTTCATGGTTGATCCAAGGATGAGAGAGGCAGAGCAAAATGGGGGACAAATTGCCAACCCACTTGACGGTGGCCCTGCTCCACGCGATGTTGCTAATCGAAATGCATTGGCAGTCTTGTTTGAATCTATGTTGCCATGGGTTAATTATGGGGGTGGAGGGGATGAAGGAGGCAATGAGGAGAACCAAGTTGATGGACATGAACAAGGCGACGATTGA
- the LOC7487762 gene encoding uncharacterized protein LOC7487762 isoform X2 — MSARLLKKFLKEQELQQQQHHVEDEEEEEEEAAESPDSENRPAINPFDLLNDDDVDQEDEPEIADEMVVGKDHKQELSVMKSMTGAISTSNQKSKKKKKKKCKAGLTSITNKVEEPLDDTLDALSLDANSSRHKLGPTKTKPETSKLCAGFVKQCAPPALQLDPKCLNPENELRRIFGSKVVKSFEKSNQDSSSRQVRGGRRGAHHTRKTILVSPSEHWPRWDGSLSMEFLETKDGYHHFRYVHSSYYDQAQSAFEAAKAIQDLNGIASILLYQPYHLDSLITMADYFKFVGEHQMSADAIAKSLYALECAWHPTFTPLQANCQLKINHETNKPMFTTLFTHMKNLDRRGCHRSALEVCKLLLSLDLDDPMGAMFCVDYFALRAEVYAWLEWFSEDYKSDNSLWLFPNFSYSLAICRFYLECEEPSKDDDTSATKSSSADLMKQALMLHPSVLKKLVAKVPLKDQAWTNILKHAFFQSEKTGSASLDHLINIYVERSYIIWRLPDLQKLLRNSALQVIETLEHSSSDAKDWACVRKEAFSSENNEYGHLLVSDFSDTVPTLPPENLQNFMVDPRMREAEQNGGQIANPLDGGPAPRDVANRNALAVLFESMLPWVNYGGGGDEGGNEENQVDGHEQGDD, encoded by the exons CTAGGTTACTGAAGAAATTCCTGAAAGAACAAGAACTACAGCAGCAACAGCATCATGTggaggatgaagaagaagaagaagaagaagcagctgAATCTCCTGATTCGGAAAATCGCCCTGCAATAAACCCATTTGACCTTCTCAATGATGATGACGTTGATCAG GAGGATGAGCCAGAAATTGCAGATGAAATGGTAGTGGGTAAAGATCACAAACAGGAACTGTCTGTGATGAAAAGCATGACGGGTGCCATTTCAACTTCCAATCagaaatcaaagaagaagaagaaaaagaaatgcaagGCTGGTTTGACTTCAATTACAAATAAAGTTGAAGAACCTTTGGATGATACATTAGATGCTTTATCCTTGGATGCTAATTCTTCAAGACATAAGCTGGGCCCCACCAAAACCAAACCAGAAACATCAAAACTTTGTGCAGGATTTGTTAAACAATGTGCACCTCCCGCCTTGCAACTGGATCCCAAATGTTTGAATCCTGAGAATGAGTTACGGAGAATTTTTGGTTCTAAGGTGGTGAAATCATTTGAGAAAAGTAATCAAGACAGCAGTTCTAGACAGGTTCGTGGCGGCAGACGTGGAGCCCATCATACTAGAAAGACAATTCTAGTCTCTCCATCAGAACATTGGCCTCGTTGGGATGGATCTTTATCCATGGAGTTTTTGGAAACTAAGGACGGATACCATCATTTTAG ATATGTTCACTCTTCTTACTATGATCAAGCACAGAGTGCATTTGAAGCTGCCAAAGCTATTCAAGATCTCAATGGCATAGCAAGCATTCTATTATACCAACCTTATCACCTAGATTCACTTATAACAATGGCAGACTATTTCAAATTTGTGGGTGAGCATCAAATGTCAGCTGATGCTATTGCAAAGAGTTTATATGCCTTGGAATGTGCATGGCACCCCACGTTCACCCCCTTGCAGGCAAATTGCCAGTTGAAGATCAACCATGAAACAAACAAGCCAATGTTTACAACACTTTTCACTCACATGAAAAACTTGGACAGGCGTGGTTGTCATCGTTCTGCCCTTGAGGTTTGCAAACTTTTACTTTCATTGGATTTAGATGATCCAATGGGGGCCATGTTCTGTGTTGATTACTTTGCTTTGAGGGCAGAAGTGTATGCGTGGTTGGAATGGTTTTCTGAAGACTATAAAAGTGATAACTCCTTATGGTTGTTCCCAAACTTCTCATATTCTCTTGCCATTTGTCGGTTTTATCTTGAGTGTGAGGAACCATCAAAAGATGATGATACTAGTGCTACAAAGTCTAGTTCAGCTGATTTGATGAAGCAGGCTTTGATGCTCCACCCGTCAGTCCTTAAGAAGTTAGTAGCCAAGGTACCTTTGAAAGATCAGGCATGGACAAATATACTAAAGCATGCCTTTTTTCAATCAGAGAAAACAGGGTCTGCATCCTTGGATCATctgattaatatatatgtagagAGAAGTTATATCATATGGAGGCTTCCAGACCTGCAAAAATTGCTTCGGAACAGTGCTTTACAAGTGATTGAAACTCTAGAACATAGTAGCAGTGATGCCAAGGATTGGGCTTGTGTGAGAAAAGAGGCCTTTTCATCTGAGAACAATGA GTATGGCCATTTGCTGGTTTCAGACTTCTCTGATACAGTTCCAACACTTCCACCTGAGAACCTGCAAAACTTCATGGTTGATCCAAGGATGAGAGAGGCAGAGCAAAATGGGGGACAAATTGCCAACCCACTTGACGGTGGCCCTGCTCCACGCGATGTTGCTAATCGAAATGCATTGGCAGTCTTGTTTGAATCTATGTTGCCATGGGTTAATTATGGGGGTGGAGGGGATGAAGGAGGCAATGAGGAGAACCAAGTTGATGGACATGAACAAGGCGACGATTGA
- the LOC7478814 gene encoding tricin synthase 1 isoform X1, which translates to MASNSVLYRCSLVSYQYTSAATIIVGRRTVAISGNGFRACKPIRLARNCCSYSCSYPNPNDSAFVVANDEKYGNKQNISLTPRLYDYILSNVREPEILRQLREETASMRGSQMQVSPDQAQLLAMLVQILGAKRCIELGVYTGYSSLAVALVLPDSACLVACERDAKSLEVAKKYYELAGVSHKVDVKHGMAADILKSLILNGESCSYDFAFVDAEKRMNQEYFELLLQLVRVDGVIVIDNVLWHGKVADPLQVNDAKTVSIRSFNKNIMEDPRVSISMVPIGDGMTICRKR; encoded by the exons ATGGCGAGCAACTCGGTGCTTTATCGGTGCTCTTTGGTATCATATCAATACACCAGTGCTGCCACTATTATCGTAGGGAGAAGAACAGTAGCAATTTCTGGAAATGGATTTAGGGCTTGTAAACCGATTCGTCTAGCCAGAAATTGTTGCTCCTACTCCTGCTCCTACCCCAACCCCAACGACTCCGCGTTTGTAGTTGCAAATGACGAAAAGTACGGCAACAAACAGAACATAAGTCTAACTCCTCGCCTTTATGACTACATCCTCTCCAACGTTAGAGAGCCTGAg ATTTTAAGGCAACTTCGAGAAGAGACTGCTTCTATGCGAGGTAGCCAGATGCAG GTATCTCCTGACCAGGCGCAACTGCTTGCCATGCTTGTCCAGATTCTTGGTGCGAAACGCTGTATTGAACTTGGTGTTTACACC GGATATTCGTCGTTGGCTGTTGCTTTAGTACTGCCAGATTCTGCTTGTTTAGTTGCCTGTGAAAGAGATGCTAAGTCTCTAGAGGTTGCAAAAAAGTATTATGAGCTAGCTGGTGTTTCCCACAAG GTTGATGTGAAGCATGGAATGGCAGCGGATATCCTAAAATCATTGATTCTGAATGGTGAATCCTGCAG CTATGATTTTGCATTTGTTGATGCTGAGAAGAGAATGAATCAGGAGTATTTTGAATTGCTATTACAACTG GTTAGGGTTGATGGTGTCATTGTCATTGACAATGTTCTTTGGCATGGCAAAGTTGCTGACCCGCTG caggtAAATGATGCTAAGACGGTTAGCATCagaagtttcaataaaaatataatggaGGATCCACGTGTCAGCATCAGTATG GTACCTATCGGGGATGGCATGACAATCTGCCGAAAGAGATGA
- the LOC7478814 gene encoding uncharacterized protein LOC7478814 isoform X2, with protein sequence MASNSVLYRCSLVSYQYTSAATIIVGRRTVAISGNGFRACKPIRLARNCCSYSCSYPNPNDSAFVVANDEKYGNKQNISLTPRLYDYILSNVREPEILRQLREETASMRGSQMQVSPDQAQLLAMLVQILGAKRCIELGVYTGYSSLAVALVLPDSACLVACERDAKSLEVAKKYYELAGVSHKVDVKHGMAADILKSLILNGESCSYDFAFVDAEKRMNQEYFELLLQLVRVDGVIVIDNVLWHGKVADPLVNDAKTVSIRSFNKNIMEDPRVSISMVPIGDGMTICRKR encoded by the exons ATGGCGAGCAACTCGGTGCTTTATCGGTGCTCTTTGGTATCATATCAATACACCAGTGCTGCCACTATTATCGTAGGGAGAAGAACAGTAGCAATTTCTGGAAATGGATTTAGGGCTTGTAAACCGATTCGTCTAGCCAGAAATTGTTGCTCCTACTCCTGCTCCTACCCCAACCCCAACGACTCCGCGTTTGTAGTTGCAAATGACGAAAAGTACGGCAACAAACAGAACATAAGTCTAACTCCTCGCCTTTATGACTACATCCTCTCCAACGTTAGAGAGCCTGAg ATTTTAAGGCAACTTCGAGAAGAGACTGCTTCTATGCGAGGTAGCCAGATGCAG GTATCTCCTGACCAGGCGCAACTGCTTGCCATGCTTGTCCAGATTCTTGGTGCGAAACGCTGTATTGAACTTGGTGTTTACACC GGATATTCGTCGTTGGCTGTTGCTTTAGTACTGCCAGATTCTGCTTGTTTAGTTGCCTGTGAAAGAGATGCTAAGTCTCTAGAGGTTGCAAAAAAGTATTATGAGCTAGCTGGTGTTTCCCACAAG GTTGATGTGAAGCATGGAATGGCAGCGGATATCCTAAAATCATTGATTCTGAATGGTGAATCCTGCAG CTATGATTTTGCATTTGTTGATGCTGAGAAGAGAATGAATCAGGAGTATTTTGAATTGCTATTACAACTG GTTAGGGTTGATGGTGTCATTGTCATTGACAATGTTCTTTGGCATGGCAAAGTTGCTGACCCGCTG gtAAATGATGCTAAGACGGTTAGCATCagaagtttcaataaaaatataatggaGGATCCACGTGTCAGCATCAGTATG GTACCTATCGGGGATGGCATGACAATCTGCCGAAAGAGATGA
- the LOC7487763 gene encoding probable plastid-lipid-associated protein 10, chloroplastic translates to MNMAFATSLYPATGKRPIFKIINPFTCNAATRRNLTVRRNFSCSATVATDITARVSEFEIENKKNDLLRLVQDTQRGLVTTPDQRSSIEEALVSLEGYNMGESVDLVRLDGTWRLQNTSAPDVLVLFESAARFPFFQVGQIYQKFECRDQSDGGVIRNVVQWSIPTLLEEQEGATLLVSAKFNVVSARNIYLQFEEISIQNIRISEELQALIAPALLPRSFLSLQILQFIRTFKAHVPVRNPGDPGRRSVGGLYYLSYLDRNMLLGRAVGGGGVFVFTRAQPIDL, encoded by the exons ATGAACATGGCTTTTGCTACTTCGTTGTATCCTGCAACTGGAAAGAGAcccattttcaaaattattaaccCTTTTACTTGTAACGCTGCCACTAGAAGAAATCTCACCGTTCGAAGAAACTTTTCATGTTCAGCAACTGTAGCTACTGATATCACTGCTCGG GTATCTGAATTTGAGattgagaacaaaaaaaatgatttgttgaGATTGGTCCAAGACACGCAACGAGGGCTTGTTACCACTCCTGATCAACGCTCTTCTATTGAGGAGGCTCTA GTGAGCTTGGAAGGATACAACATGGGTGAGTCAGTTGACCTGGTGCGGCTGGATGGCACATGGCGCCTACAGAACACCTCTGCCCCTGATGTTCTTGTTCTCTTTGAATCTGCTGCAAGGTTTCCCTTCTTTCAG GTTGGGCAGATCTACCAGAAATTTGAATGTAGAGATCAGTCTGATGGTGGTGTCATTCGCAATGTTGTTCAATGGAGTATCCCAACATTGTTAGAG GAACAAGAAGGTGCTACTCTCCTTGTTTCCGCAAAATTTAATGTTGTTTCTGCACGCAACATCTATCTTCAGTTTGAAGAG ATAAGCATTCAAAACATTAGAATCAGTGAAGAGTTGCAAGCTTTAATAGCTCCGGCACTGCTACCTCGTTCATTTCTTAGTCTACAG ATCCTACAGTTTATCCGTACTTTCAAAGCTCATGTTCCTGTAAGAAACCCAGGAGACCCGGGGAG GCGATCAGTGGGAGGTCTATATTACCTCTCCTATCTGGATCGCAATATGCTTTTGGGGCGTGCTGTAGGAGGTGGTGGAGTTTTTGTCTTTACCAGAGCTCAGCCTATTGACTTGTGA
- the LOC7478815 gene encoding uncharacterized protein LOC7478815 isoform X1: protein MLSLPNFTGGTTALSSPRSLAPPRSRHSVFKKVTVPSRYPCCCSSLRLQELSIQEPLEESREIFRLKTQNDENDPVPRDQEEERGISKIQVSREKYIPVSKAELLDAVLLKLFDSQDDDANQFLLLSSCLDSILHAEHKSILEEMRIDYSLTHSIDDEATSDEKSGSSDGREEADRENPGSVSNKINGNGSVGKLEEETEVDRPLHFDYGLDLRNFLSSPVTNDKRCSNGECRLAVATRFQRSFMQLLNNAQFQELSAGDLMLTSALNSDYLLTLPVYVDWKKASESNAIIFRRGYATERQKGLLIVEKLDYVQSRLLQGIFFLISKPVGKVGIWIKEAIRNAFESHEVQDWIKKMTPWLEQLSLFQQSYFSNEQASDNPPEIDQLSDTELPIWLAAQRAVSRYEGFLSPVGPRGRLFRKLLTWIGFLPPLPEKPFELDSYSNASEPRLRPIFLSRISLSDIWRPATRKYCRNNIWKMLKTSFSILLSQSVLQEAAFQELILLYTTETSDSNPKDKADVPALQLKIYERIPIPDLPVVFPHKKLSFRIIDTVRLDAATILGLLAYFINYKFEILSSPSAIFLDVVAITALIIYVTRVALGYKQTWDRYQLLVNKTLYEKTLASGFGSVHFLLDASEQQQYKEAILAYAILLKETNGQVACHRSVGDECERFLYDVFKVKVEMPVEEAMNTLIRLGLVIETPIDGRGTRLQAVPCEKAHEILKERWNSLLC, encoded by the exons ATGTTATCTCTTCCTAATTTCACCGGTGGCACCACCGCTCTGTCATCTCCACGTTCGTTGGCGCCACCTCGCTCTCGCCATTCGGTGTTTAAGAAGGTTACTGTTCCCTCCAGATATCCTTGCTGCTGCTCTTCTTTGAGACTTCAGGAATTATCAATTCAGGAGCCTTTGGAAGAATCGAGAGAGATCTTTAGATTAAAAACAcagaatgatgaaaatgatcCTGTTCCAAGAGaccaagaagaagagagagggaTTTCTAAAATACAAGTGAGCAGGGAGAAATACATACCCGTTTCCAAGGCAGAGCTTTTGGATGCTGTTTTATTGAAGTTATTCGACTCTCAAGATGATGATGCTAATCagttccttcttctttcttc GTGTTTGGACTCTATTCTACACGCAGAACACAAAAGTATTTTAGAGGAAATGAGGATAGATTACTCACTTACTCATTCCATTGATGATGAAGCGACAAGTGATGAGAAATCAGGTAGTTCAGATGGAAGAGAGGAGGCTGACAGGGAAAATCCTGGCTCAGTTAGCAATAAGATCAATGGAAACGGGAGCGTGGGGAAATTAGAAGAGGAGACTGAAGTTGATAGACCATTGCATTTTGATTATGGTCTAGACTTGAGAAACTTTTTAAGCTCTCCAGTAACAAATGACAAGAGATGTTCTAATGGAGAGTGCAG ACTTGCTGTTGCCACCCGCTTCCAGCGTTCTTTTATGCAACTTCTTAATAATGCTCAGTTTCAAGAACTATCAGCTGGGGATTTGATGCTGACATCTGCCTTGAACTCAGATTACCTCCTTACTTTGCCAGTATACGTGGACTGGAAGAAAGCATCTGAATCCAATGCAATAATCTTCAG GAGGGGCTATGCAACTGAGAGGCAGAAAGGTCTGCTAATTGTTGAAAAGTTGGATTACGTTCAGTCCAGGCTTCTGCAGGGTATTTTCTTCCTTATATCAAAACCAGTGGGGAAAGTTGGCATATGGATAAAAGAG GCTATTAGAAATGCTTTTGAGAGCCATGAAGTACAAGATTGGATTAAGAAAATGACACCTTGGCTTGAGCAACTGTCACTTTTTCAGCAATCGTATTTTAGTAATGAACAAGCTTCTGATAATCCACCGGAGATTGACCAACTATCAGATACTGAACTTCCAATTTGGCTAGCAGCACAGAGGGCAGTAAGTCGGTATGAAGGTTTTCTGTCACCTGTTGGACCCCGTGGAAGGCTCTTCAGGAAGTTACTCACATGGATTGGATTTCTACCTCCTTTGCCGGAAAAGCCATTTGAACTTGACAGTTATAGTAATGCTTCTGAACCTCGTTTAAG GCCGATTTTCTTATCAAGGATATCACTTAGTGATATATGGAGACCTGCTACAAGAAAATACTGCAGAAACAATATTTGGAAAATGCTAAAGACTTCCTTTTCCATACTACTTTCTCAGTCAGTCCTCCAG GAAGCTGcatttcaagaattaattttgctttataCCACGGAAACAAGTGATAGCAATCCTAAAGATAAAGCTGACGTTCCAGCATTGCAGCTCAAGATCTATGAGAGAATTCCCATTCCCGATTTACCG GTCGTTTTTCCACACAAAAAGCTGTCTTTCCGTATCATTGACACG GTACGCTTGGATGCAGCTACGATATTGGGACTTTTGGCATACTTCATAAACTACAAATTTGAGATCTTATCTTCCCC ATCGGCAATATTTCTTGATGTAGTTGCTATCACTGCTCTGATAATATATGTAACTCGTGTGGCTTTGGGTTACAAACAGACATGGGATAGATATCAA CTGCTGGTTAACAAAACGCTTTATGAGAAAACACTGGCAAGTGGCTTTGGCTCAGTTCATTTTCTTCTCGATGCTTCTGAACAGCAGCAA TATAAGGAAGCCATATTGGCATACGCGATCCTACTTAAAGAAACAAATGGACAG GTCGCTTGTCACCGAAGTGTTGGAGATGAATGTGAGAGATTTCTGTACGATGTGTTTAAAGTAAAG GTTGAAATGCCAGTTGAAGAAGCAATGAATACTTTGATTAGGCTAGGCCTTGTTATAGAAACACCCATTGATGGAAGAGGAACCAGGTTGCAGGCTGTTCCTTGTGAAAAGGCGCATGAGATTCTTAAAGAACGCTGGAATAGTTTGCTTTGTTAG
- the LOC7478815 gene encoding uncharacterized protein LOC7478815 isoform X2, which yields MLSLPNFTGGTTALSSPRSLAPPRSRHSVFKKVTVPSRYPCCCSSLRLQELSIQEPLEESREIFRLKTQNDENDPVPRDQEEERGISKIQVSREKYIPVSKAELLDAVLLKLFDSQDDDANQFLLLSSCLDSILHAEHKSILEEMRIDYSLTHSIDDEATSDEKSGSSDGREEADRENPGSVSNKINGNGSVGKLEEETEVDRPLHFDYGLDLRNFLSSPVTNDKRCSNGECRLAVATRFQRSFMQLLNNAQFQELSAGDLMLTSALNSDYLLTLPVYVDWKKASESNAIIFRRGYATERQKGLLIVEKLDYVQSRLLQGIFFLISKPVGKVGIWIKEAIRNAFESHEVQDWIKKMTPWLEQLSLFQQSYFSNEQASDNPPEIDQLSDTELPIWLAAQRAVSRYEGFLSPVGPRGRLFRKLLTWIGFLPPLPEKPFELDSYSNASEPRLRPIFLSRISLSDIWRPATRKYCRNNIWKMLKTSFSILLSQSVLQEAAFQELILLYTTETSDSNPKDKADVPALQLKIYERIPIPDLPVVFPHKKLSFRIIDTVRLDAATILGLLAYFINYKFEILSSPSAIFLDVVAITALIIYVTRVALGYKQTWDRYQLLVNKTLYEKTLASGFGSVHFLLDASEQQQYKEAILAYAILLKETNGQF from the exons ATGTTATCTCTTCCTAATTTCACCGGTGGCACCACCGCTCTGTCATCTCCACGTTCGTTGGCGCCACCTCGCTCTCGCCATTCGGTGTTTAAGAAGGTTACTGTTCCCTCCAGATATCCTTGCTGCTGCTCTTCTTTGAGACTTCAGGAATTATCAATTCAGGAGCCTTTGGAAGAATCGAGAGAGATCTTTAGATTAAAAACAcagaatgatgaaaatgatcCTGTTCCAAGAGaccaagaagaagagagagggaTTTCTAAAATACAAGTGAGCAGGGAGAAATACATACCCGTTTCCAAGGCAGAGCTTTTGGATGCTGTTTTATTGAAGTTATTCGACTCTCAAGATGATGATGCTAATCagttccttcttctttcttc GTGTTTGGACTCTATTCTACACGCAGAACACAAAAGTATTTTAGAGGAAATGAGGATAGATTACTCACTTACTCATTCCATTGATGATGAAGCGACAAGTGATGAGAAATCAGGTAGTTCAGATGGAAGAGAGGAGGCTGACAGGGAAAATCCTGGCTCAGTTAGCAATAAGATCAATGGAAACGGGAGCGTGGGGAAATTAGAAGAGGAGACTGAAGTTGATAGACCATTGCATTTTGATTATGGTCTAGACTTGAGAAACTTTTTAAGCTCTCCAGTAACAAATGACAAGAGATGTTCTAATGGAGAGTGCAG ACTTGCTGTTGCCACCCGCTTCCAGCGTTCTTTTATGCAACTTCTTAATAATGCTCAGTTTCAAGAACTATCAGCTGGGGATTTGATGCTGACATCTGCCTTGAACTCAGATTACCTCCTTACTTTGCCAGTATACGTGGACTGGAAGAAAGCATCTGAATCCAATGCAATAATCTTCAG GAGGGGCTATGCAACTGAGAGGCAGAAAGGTCTGCTAATTGTTGAAAAGTTGGATTACGTTCAGTCCAGGCTTCTGCAGGGTATTTTCTTCCTTATATCAAAACCAGTGGGGAAAGTTGGCATATGGATAAAAGAG GCTATTAGAAATGCTTTTGAGAGCCATGAAGTACAAGATTGGATTAAGAAAATGACACCTTGGCTTGAGCAACTGTCACTTTTTCAGCAATCGTATTTTAGTAATGAACAAGCTTCTGATAATCCACCGGAGATTGACCAACTATCAGATACTGAACTTCCAATTTGGCTAGCAGCACAGAGGGCAGTAAGTCGGTATGAAGGTTTTCTGTCACCTGTTGGACCCCGTGGAAGGCTCTTCAGGAAGTTACTCACATGGATTGGATTTCTACCTCCTTTGCCGGAAAAGCCATTTGAACTTGACAGTTATAGTAATGCTTCTGAACCTCGTTTAAG GCCGATTTTCTTATCAAGGATATCACTTAGTGATATATGGAGACCTGCTACAAGAAAATACTGCAGAAACAATATTTGGAAAATGCTAAAGACTTCCTTTTCCATACTACTTTCTCAGTCAGTCCTCCAG GAAGCTGcatttcaagaattaattttgctttataCCACGGAAACAAGTGATAGCAATCCTAAAGATAAAGCTGACGTTCCAGCATTGCAGCTCAAGATCTATGAGAGAATTCCCATTCCCGATTTACCG GTCGTTTTTCCACACAAAAAGCTGTCTTTCCGTATCATTGACACG GTACGCTTGGATGCAGCTACGATATTGGGACTTTTGGCATACTTCATAAACTACAAATTTGAGATCTTATCTTCCCC ATCGGCAATATTTCTTGATGTAGTTGCTATCACTGCTCTGATAATATATGTAACTCGTGTGGCTTTGGGTTACAAACAGACATGGGATAGATATCAA CTGCTGGTTAACAAAACGCTTTATGAGAAAACACTGGCAAGTGGCTTTGGCTCAGTTCATTTTCTTCTCGATGCTTCTGAACAGCAGCAA TATAAGGAAGCCATATTGGCATACGCGATCCTACTTAAAGAAACAAATGGACAG TTCTAA